Genomic segment of Lemur catta isolate mLemCat1 chromosome 2, mLemCat1.pri, whole genome shotgun sequence:
AGAGCCTATTTTTGATAGGGTAATCAGGATATGAAGGAGCAAGCCAGGGTCtgtcacacattcattcattcattcaggaaatactatgcactctgggaggccgaggcgggtggatcgcccgaggtcaggagttcgagaccagcctgagcaatagtgagaccccgtctctactaaaaaatagaaattatctggccaactaaaaatatatatagaaaaaattagccgggcatggtggtgcatgcctgtagtcccagctactcgggaggctggggcagtaggatcgcttaagcccaggagtttgaggttgctgtgagctaggctgatgccacggcactcactctagcccaggcaacagagcaagactctgtctcaaaaaaaaaaaaaaaagaaatactatgtATCCACCATATGCTCAACACTGTGCAAGGAGGCAGAGCTATGAGTACAATAGGCACAGCTCGACTCTAGAAGCACTTCCAGTTACAATCTAGTGGTGTTCTCTCTCACTGCCCTTCCTCATTGCATTCCTCCTGTATCTCCTCCCAGCAACTGTATCTCTTCCCTCACCCAGTCTTTCCCTGCAATTCAAATAATCTCTATTCTCATCAGTTTCAGACTCATCAAACTTTTACTCAGAGATAGACCATGTGCTCTGTGCAAATCTTTTAATCTCATTACTGAGTGAGGCAGGTATTACCTCAACTTGTGTGTTTATAGACTAGGaagaccaaggctcagagaatttaACAACTGTGCCCAACGTTACCATACCAGGTAGCAATCTGGGATTTGAGCACTCTTTTTCCACATGTGACAAGCTACCTTCCTGTCTCATTATCCATTCCAATCCTTGCTTCTTTCCTCTGAATGTCCCCTCTCCACCCCCGCTCTCACCTGGGGGTCTTGTGTGGAGCTTCGAAGTCCCAGGGCTGGCAGTGTGGCCCCACAAGCAGCTGGTATTAGCTCCGTGTCGGCGTAACTGACCCACTGTTGGACGAGGACAGCTGCCCGGCTACCCCCAGGACCCCCCAGGCCTGCTGGCCACAGCAGCTGGGCCACAGCCGTGGCCCCCCACAGCCAGAGTCCCCCCGGCCCCTGCTCCAGGGCTGGCAGGCGGGGTGGCGGAAAGGGAGTCCTGCTGGTCGGGGGCGGCTGGAGACAGATGCGGGGGGGGGCTCCTCCCCAACCGggaccctgcccagcctccccatAGCGAGCGGCTATGAGGGCTCGGAGGCTGGGGAAGGCATCCGGGTGAGGGGAGACGTAGAGGACGGACATAGTTGAGGGGATCCGAACGAAGTGGAAAACCTAGGGAGGAGGAGACACGGGGAAGACTGAGGGACCCAGGGCGTCCTATATTTGAATAGACAGGGGCCCCTCTCGCCTGGGTCCTCCGCAGGCCCCCAAATCCCGAGGATTGAGGGTCTGAGGAAGCTATAGGACATGAGGACCCGGCTCTCAGAGTGGCAGTGACAGTGGGGAACACCTGGGAAGAGGGGGACGAGGGACTGCCCACGATCGCGGGGCCTCGGGGAGTGTGGGAGACTCGCGGGAGCGGGTCGGCGTCCGGCAGGATGCGGGTTCGAGCCGCGTTTACGTACTGGCGGGAGAGGATCAGACCGGGCCGGGACTCCACCTCACAGCCAGGCGCCGGCTGCGGCTGGACCGGCCGGACGGCCGGGGCGGAGGAGTCGGGCGGGTGGCGACGAGGGGCGGCTCTCCGGGTGACCCTAGCTCCTGGACACCGCCGCCCGGGAAGTCGCCGCCCACGTGTTCCCCCCTTTGTGACAGGGAGCGCTTCCGGGCCTGCGGGTCCTGGCGGGGGCGGCCGTGCCCCGCCTGCTCGCGCGCGCTGCCCAGCCCGACACCGGCCCCGCGGCCGCGCCGCTCGCTCCCGCCGCGCTCACGGAGAACAGCGCGGGCCGCGGGCGCAGGACCGGAGGACGCCGCCCAGAACGCGCTTCCGTCAGGCGCCGCCGAGGGCACCTCGCACGGGTCCTCGGGCCGGGCCGCGGGGGCGGCGCCCAGCGGGTCGCCGGGGAACAGGCCGGGAGGGTCGGGCCGGGGCGGGAGCGGTCCCGGGCTGGTAGCCCGAGCCCGCTGAGGCGGGAGCTGCGTGACAGGGACCGAAGGAGAGGTCCATTTGCTACGGCCCTGGGCGTCCAGCTTCCTCCCTGAACCTCATTTCTTCATATATGAGAAGAGGCCCACGCTAGATGGTCTTTAAGGTCCCTAAGGCTGAGAATTCTTTGTTCAGGAACTCAAATTTGCTGAAGGAGTGAATGAAATGTACTCATCCCCACATATCTTCTCTTCACAATACAAATTGcatcacttgtttttatttatcttctataGATATTCATAAAAAGTGTATTGATTTGGCTGGATTGACGATGAAACCCACCAGCATCAAATGCATTTTGGTGTCTCTTGACACTGTCACATTGATAGGACACAGAGATGGAAGGGCAGGAAGCACTCCATTTGTAAGTACAGTATAAGCAAAAGGCCAGAGGGAGAACATGTAGGTAGGGGCATGTTCAGGAAACATGGTGTAGTCCAATTGTATTATATGCTTTATACCAAGGAGAGTGGTGGCAGATAATGCTGGGAAGTTGGGTTGGGTTCTTGGCTAGGGGAATGGGAAGTAACAGGGCTGGGATGAATTCAACATCCTTTTCCACCCTCCAGTCCCCTTCCCAAAACACAAACTACGGAACCAGAACTCAAATTTGCATCATAAATTTTATTCCCGATGCGGGACAGATTCCTTCCATCCCCAGAATGAATCACATGCTGCCCTGGAAATAACCTGGAAACTCTCCCAGCATCTCCAGGGAAGGACAGAGAATGGCAGATGCTGGGGACTGGGAAGGCTTTGTAGTTTCCCAGCCTATTTATCCTCCCCTTCTCAACAGAGGATAGCTGTTTCCCACTATTACTCCTCtcatccctttaaaaaaaaatcactatttaaaagaaaaaaaaaaaacaacacctcAAGTGCTGGGGGAAAGGGGTCCTGGGCTGGGACTTGAGGTTATGGGTCAAcaatggaagaagaggaagaggaggagccgTCACTGTTTCTGTTGCAGGGCTTCCTTCCTTGCTGCATCCTGTAGCAACTGCGTGTCCACCTCATCTGCCGGCAACTGCACATAGCGGACCACTGAGCCCCGGATGAAACAGTTCTTCACTGATAACTAGACAAAGATAGACAAATATGAAAACACCCTTTAAAATGTCCTCTAGCCACTGGGGCCAAATGCTTTAGAGGTGTTTCCTCTTCCCCACAGTTCCCAACTCACCATGTGAGGATATTTCTCAGGATCTGTGACACTGATGTCAGTTAGTTTTATGTTGAGATACTACGAGAGGAAAATGAACACCATCACAACCCTGGAGACACAATGCAAATACCTAATCCTTAAGGTCTCTCCTCTCCTCTAAGAACCGATTCCGGGCCCTTGCTAATAGCTCACCTGATCCACAGAATGGAGGGTTCCACAGATGCTGtcaagggcagaggaagggaagagccAAATTAGTTTACACCGAAATCAACATAGAGGTGACTTCAGAGCTATGATGAGAACATGGCTGGGTGAAGTCAAGGACTTGAGAAGCCAGAGAAGGTGGAATCAAAAGCGGCATTCCTAAGCTTGGAGTAGGAAAGACAGAGCTGATGAGTGGTTTGTTACTTTAGACCCCACCTCTCTCCCCAAACCAACCCATTCTTGATAGCTACCATTAAACAACTGTTGTGAGCTACACCTGTACTCTATATAGTATTTGTAATCTTACCATCCAGGGGTTCAGAGACATtgttctaaactttttttttttttttttaaagagacagagtctcactatgttacccaggctggccttgaacttctggcctcactcaatcctcccaccttggcctcttaaagtgctaggattacagacattgGCCACTGCACCCAGGCCCATCAATTATCTTCAAACCTTTGTTGCTTGGGAATCAGAGTCCCATACGTAGATAAAGGTAGCTAGCATTGCTCTTCATGATGCAGGCACAACTGATGTCCTTTCTTCCCCAATCCTCAAAACCCCTGAAATGTTGAAGACTGCTTCCAAAACGCCAGTGCTCCAAGCCATGCTACCTCTCTCCCAACTTAATTCTGTCAATGGCTTCAATACTCCTTCTTACAACCTCAAATCCCATGAGTTGTACTTCTTTACCTTCCACGTCCGTGAATCTCCACTTCTGctgactttttttaaacatttctgtaaTTCCCTTTTTAGTCTGACCTCTGCAAACcaaagtcttttttttgtttgtttgtttgtttttgagacagagtctcgctttgttgcccgggctacagtgagtgccgtagcgtcagcctagctcacagcaacctcaaactcctgggcataagcaatcctcctgcctcagcctcccgagtagctgggactataggcatgtgccaccatgcccagctaattttttttctatatatattttagttggccagataatttctttctatttttagtagagacgggatcttgctcttgctggtctcgaactcctgacctcgagcgatccacccgcctcagcctcccagagtgctaggattacaggcgtgagccaccgcgcccgggcttgtttatttgtttttagacagaatctcactctgtgtcctgggctagagtgctgtggcgtcggcctaggtcacagcaacctcaaactcctgggctcaagtaatcctcctgcctcagcctcccaagtagctgagactacagtcgttcgccaccatgcccggctaattttttgattctattttcagttggctggctaattttttctatttttagtagagacgggggtctcactcttgctcaggctggtcttgaactcccgacctcaagcgatcctcccccctcagcctcccggagtgctaggattacaggtgtgagc
This window contains:
- the LSM2 gene encoding U6 snRNA-associated Sm-like protein LSm2, yielding MLFYSFFKSLVGKDVVVELKNDLSICGTLHSVDQYLNIKLTDISVTDPEKYPHMLSVKNCFIRGSVVRYVQLPADEVDTQLLQDAARKEALQQKQ